One window from the genome of Rhinolophus ferrumequinum isolate MPI-CBG mRhiFer1 chromosome 22, mRhiFer1_v1.p, whole genome shotgun sequence encodes:
- the LOC117014631 gene encoding LOW QUALITY PROTEIN: major histocompatibility complex class I-related gene protein (The sequence of the model RefSeq protein was modified relative to this genomic sequence to represent the inferred CDS: inserted 1 base in 1 codon; deleted 1 base in 1 codon) — protein MRTLEGLVVLLLRLLIVLTVKHSVARTHSLRYFRLGVSDPGHGIPEFISVGYVDSPPITTYDSVSQLKEPRALWMAEHLXPDRWERYPQLLRGWQHTLQLQRHDNHSGFHTYQRVIGCELLKDGNSRGFLQCANDRQDFVIFNKDALSWTAVDNVAHITKRARTASRHELQCQKKWLENECIAWLKRFLECGKDTLQRTEPPLVRVSRKETFPGITTLFCTAYGFCPPEISMICMRNGEAVLQEMDYGDILPSGDGTYQTWVSESGAVPLLMKAVLGSIVLVIALDGVGIRAWRRRPQEQKGVIYLPTPDQ, from the exons GGACTCACTCTCTGAGATATTTTCGCCTGGGCGTTTCAGATCCTGGCCATGGGATCCCTGAATTTATTTCCGTGGGGTATGTGGActctcctcccatcaccacatACGACAGCGTCTCTCAGCTGAAGGAGCCCCGGGCCCTGTGGATGGCAGAGCACC ACCCCGACCGCTGGGAGAGGTACCCTCAGCTGCTGCGGGGCTGGCAGCACACGTTGCAGCTGCAGAGGCACGACAATCACTCAG GGTTTCACACTTATCAGAGGGTGATTGGCTGTGAGTTGCTGAAGGATGGAAACAGCAGGGGATTTCTGCAATGTGCAAATGACAGACAGGATTTCGTTATCTTCAATAAAGATGCACTCTCCTGGACGGCTGTAGACAACGTG GCGCACATCACCAAGAGGGCGCGAACAGCCAGTCGGCATGAGTTACAGTGTCAGAAGAAATGGCTGGAAAACGAGTGCATCGCGTGGTTGAAGAGATTCCTGGAGTGCGGGAAAGATACCCTACAAAGGACAG AGCCCCCACTGGTCAGAGTAAGTCGCAAAGAGACTTTTCCAGGGATTACAACTCTTTTCTGCACAGCTTATGGCTTTTGTCCTCCCGAAATTTCCATGATCTGCATGAGAAACGGTGAAGCAGTCCTCCAAGAAATGGATTATGGAGACATTCTTCCCAGTGGGGACGGGACCTATCAGACATGGGTATCAG AGTCAGGAGCTGTCCCTCTGCTGATGAAAGCTGTTCTTGGGTCCATTGTCCTTGTGATTGCCCTGGATGGAGTGGGCATCCGAGCCTGGAGAAGAAGGCCCCAAG aGCAAAAAGGAGTCATCTACCTTCCTACCCCAGATCAATGA
- the IER5 gene encoding immediate early response gene 5 protein — protein MEFKLEAHRIVSISLGKIYNSRVQRGGIKLHKNLLVSLVLRSARQVYLSDPCPGLYLAGPSGTPMALPQLPGEPAAGPAAGWGEPAPPAVPAAWQETQPHPERSAVPDAQRAVDAEPAAPGIDAGDAVLGGQAAAGPAWRLMEGPREAAAGGPGNPAGASEVFPEVARAASHHCGRPPGGEDQPGALGATPRGDCCCAKEEAPAPPPIGPRKRGAAGAGGVGGPAGCPAPSSTPLKKPRRDLEEPSSGAAAEEEEEMETGNVANLISIFGSSFSGLLRKSPGGGREEADGEENGPEAAEPGQICCDKPVLRDMNPWSTAIVAF, from the coding sequence ATGGAGTTCAAGCTGGAGGCGCACCGCATCGTCAGTATTTCCCTGGGCAAGATCTACAACTCGCGGGTCCAGCGCGGCGGCATCAAGCTGCACAAGAACCTTCTGGTTTCGCTGGTGTTGCGCAGCGCCCGCCAGGTCTACCTGAGCGACCCGTGCCCCGGCCTCTACCTGGCCGGTCCGTCAGGGACCCCGATGGCGCTGCCGCAGCTGCCCGGGGAGCCTGCGGCCGGCCCCGCCGCGGGATGGGGAGAGCCGGCACCGCCGGCCGTCCCGGCCGCCTGGCAGGAGACCCAGCCGCACCCGGAACGCTCCGCCGTCCCAGACGCTCAGCGGGCGGTTGACGCGGAGCCCGCGGCTCCCGGGATCGACGCCGGGGACGCTGTCCTGGGCGGACAAGCGGCTGCGGGACCTGCCTGGCGCCTCATGGAGGGACCGCGAGAGGCAGCGGCCGGAGGACCCGGGAACCCCGCCGGAGCCTCGGAAGTCTTCCCCGAGGTGGCCCGGGCGGCGAGCCACCACTGCGGCCGCCCCCCAGGAGGGGAGGACCAGCCGGGGGCGCTGGGCGCCACCCCCCGCGGTGACTGCTGCTGTGCGAAGGAAGAGGCCCCCGCGCCGCCCCCCATCGGCCCCAGGAAGCGCGGCGCGGCAGGGGCGGGTGGCGTCGGTGGCCCGGCGGGCTGCCCCGCGCCCAGCTCGACCCCGCTGAAGAAGCCCCGCCGGGACTTGGAGGAGCCGTCGAGCGGGGCGGCggccgaggaggaggaggagatggagaccGGGAACGTGGCTAACCTTATTAGCATCTTCGGTTCCAGCTTCTCGGGACTCCTGCGGAAAAGCCCCGGGGGCGGCCGGGAGGAAGCCGACGGAGAGGAGAACGGTCCGGAAGCCGCCGAGCCCGGGCAGATCTGCTGCGATAAGCCGGTGCTGAGAGACATGAACCCCTGGAGCACAGCCATCGTGGCCTTCTGA